The proteins below come from a single Trachemys scripta elegans isolate TJP31775 chromosome 16, CAS_Tse_1.0, whole genome shotgun sequence genomic window:
- the LOC117888737 gene encoding osteoclast-associated immunoglobulin-like receptor: protein MASALTSLFLGCWLAERSQVLGEGSLPKPSISISPSGVIPMGGNVTIRCQHQHLGMRFLLYKAGDGNYLTYTDPAGSEAEFPITSARREHGGSYTCRYTYRAGPAAYSEPSDPVQIIVADPSLPRPSISLSLTSVTVPGADATIRCQGQRWDVRFFLYKAGDRNPQQQMDPAGGRAEFRIPTVGRQHGGIFSCSYRPQSQPFVSSQPSEPVQLVIAGGTDPTQPGAALAPTQPAGPSGCLDFTHANIDRLALCAIVLFVLGLILAEAYYNRPRGVP, encoded by the exons ATGGCATCTGCTCTCACCAGCCTCTTCCTCG gctgctggctggctgagcGGAGCCAGGTGTTGGGAG AGGGGTCCCTCCCCAAACCCTCCATCTCCATCAGCCCCAGTGGGGTGATCCCCATGGGGGGAAACGTCACCATCCGGTGTCAGCATCAGCACCTGGGCATGAGGTTCCTCCTCTACAAGGCTGGAGATGGGAACTATCTGACTTACACAGACCCTGCTGGCTCTGAGGCTGAATTTCCCATCACCAGCGCCAGACGGGAACACGGTGGCAGCTACACCTGTCGTTATACCTACAGAGCAGGACCAGCTGCCTACTCGGAGCCCAGCGACCCTGTGCAGATCATtgtagcag ATCCCAGCTTACCCAGACCCTCCATCTCTCTGAGCCTCACTTCGGTCACCGTCCCAGGGGCAGACGCCACCATCCGGTGTCAGGGGCAACGCTGGGATGTGAGGTTCTTCCTGTACAAGGCTGGAGACCGGAATCCACAGCAACAAATGGaccctgctgggggcagggccgagttCCGCATCCCCACCGTGGGCCGGCAGCACGGAGGGATCTTCAGCTGCAGCTACCGGCCCCAGTCACAGCCCTTCGTCTCCTCGCAGCCCAGTGAACCCGTGCAGCTGGTGATAGCAG GGGGAACTGACCCAACCCAGCCTGGAGCGGCGCTGGCTCCCACCCAGCCAG CAGGTCCCTCGGGGTGCCTGGATTTCACCCACGCCAACATCGACCGCCTGGCGCTGTGTGCCATAGTCCTGTTTGTCCTGGGGCTGATCTTGGCTGAGGCGTATTACAACCGCCCAAGGGGGGTGCCGTAG
- the LOC117889042 gene encoding leukocyte immunoglobulin-like receptor subfamily A member 6, with protein sequence MASALTVLFLGCWLAGQSRVSGQTYYPKPSIFLSPRGEVTLGGTMTIRCQGQHQNMMFLLYKDGNQNLLQKMETAGDVAEFPIHNVSRRDAGSYSCYYHSKLYQYTWSYPSDPVELVVAEGTDPAGPQQMDPRTTVPAGEGEREKWNNSSPREQGSLLRHQWGHSGYSEGDGPCIQN encoded by the exons ATGGCATCTGCTCTCACCGTCCTCTTCCTTG gctgctggctggccgggCAGAGCAGGGTGTCAGGAC AGACCTACTACCCGAAACCCTCCATCTTCCTGAGCCCCAGGGGGGAGGTCACACTGGGGGGCACCATGACCATCCGGTGTCAGGGTCAGCACCAGAACATGATGTTCCTTCTGTACAAAGATGGAAACCAGAATCTGCTGCAGAAAATGGAGACTGCTGGGGACGTGGCTGAGTTTCCCATTCACAACGTGAGCCGGAGAGACGCAGGGAGCTACAGCTGCTATTATCACTCCAAATTGTACCAATACACCTGGTCATATCCCAGTGACCCCGTGGAGCTGGtggtagcag AGGGAACCGACCCAGCTGGACCCCAGCAGATGGATCCCCGCACGACGGTGCCGGCAGGAGAAGGTGAGCGGGAGAAATGGAACAATTCATCCCCCAGGGAACAGGGCTCCCTGCTCAGACACCAATGGGGCCATTCAGGCTATTCAGAGGGGGATGGTCCCTGCATACAGAACTGA